The Ananas comosus cultivar F153 linkage group 7, ASM154086v1, whole genome shotgun sequence genome has a window encoding:
- the LOC109712380 gene encoding kinesin-like protein KIN-12F produces the protein MLRDLRFFRRNHGVVPPPEGNNENIPADSSEPSGSVLDLDPSRAPLNTIQEPVQNPNPKLGSDQGTVFRRKGDATTPSKNQIKGSDAHSTFRTPEKPSAAARNRFGWAGKSEIGPNCVDNGDEPSHQGPNQLPPLSRVYGTNTPRTYRTAGKASSIHSDCSSTQSTPTKSVTKPTYSGFSGSRPPIGAGNRMMSFSMASKGIPISSAPPIVVNTPEVPHFELKEDPSFWMDHNVQVVIRVRPLNSTERSLQGYNRCLKQENAQCITWIGQPETRFTFDYVACESVNQEMLFRVAGLPMVENCMSGYNSCMFAYGQTGSGKTYTMLGEIGELEVRPSLDRGMTPRIFEFLFARIRAEEESRRDEKLKYSCKCSFLEIYNEQITDLLDPSSANLLLREDIRKGVYVENLTEYQVESVNDILKLLIQGSANRKVAATNMNRESSRSHSVFTCVIESRWEKDSTANLRFARLNLVDLAGSERQKTSGAEGERLKEAASINKSLSTLGHVIMILADLANGKQRHVPYRDSRLTFLLQDSLGGNSKTMIIANVSPSICSASETLSTLKFAQRARLIQNNAVVNEDASGDILALQHQIRLLKEELAVLKRQNVSRSLSFRTAIFEDSEGEFCNAFAIEGLPELAQENAEDLWSNESLQSVRVSNKQLKSLEATLAGALRREKMADTTIKQLEAEIEQLNRLVRQREEDTRCTKMMLKFREDKIHRMETLLNGETATDTYLLEENKALSEEIQLLRARVDRNPEVTRFALENIRLLDQLRRFQEFYEEGEREILSNEVSHLRNQLIQILDGRSELDQQPISNSVIQDCRHPQFGCAFSENESLSRELTRTSQELENCRNNLQSCLEINERLTREITDLRTELSNAKTASQDVNYNPPFMELCSYSSPKEPRVCEKMALCSHEDTMKQNEEILNLQLELDILKAILAEEKTTRIEAEERASNVDNKLKVANERALQFSRQQEVVECELHNARSVIEALESQHILLINELERLRENTFQNGELLKKHGEPKGHSLKLENEDSPLQVKLKRMQASLDKARTLNSRHQSDQASQTSIEREMEEVRTQVEIETAEVIVCLQEELLTLQQQVDASNTNEMLAKQSLTELENEREVLLEKLNLAEEDNEKLTKLVEERENDIRMLSEECERLAHEIADVLGDGNVALEEASDQIASILESCPQRSWIGEQVGRMIKSISEKDELIEELQKGLEDAQSIRCDLEWKLRSLRGATLAITEAQQQENSDKEKEIRLLRSQLSERECTLSKLEDSIKLKEGISLLFDESIQLNMEKEVLLLYYIQLHNDSENQHHCMKTQLEKNRELISELLKQSQEQEETLALEQLKKKEEDTALSKIAEDLLKSKRVVNELKMRVPQSSMNVMNEQDSVAEDKFDHEFQDDATLKSNLECVPGGSTNCLAENGMKVSYDRGSIILLLRNELESALDNLEAVQAEKVRLLNDKEEQKRTEIQNRARIDCFSAEVIRLMSEITDKEKFFGTRMMQLESKLEIVEKNVVAFKECWHRTKEALELEISDAKAIAAQKTFEASSLLSKIEETQETIRDADIMINALVKANETAKLDIERYQQNETTLHQEKNSLTDEVQSLRSSLSRKEQEYEFMEKELQSNFVEIKNLVMDLEDCFMHIKTSLVDKFKLVACDVEYVKSQLEHYTGSARSWLEEIWSEIIGKDCAISILHLCHMGILLERITGLNAEKNFLQQGLSESNSVIFNLREHNIRSKKELEMCSILKGKLLVDINNSFSRISKKEDETAEFKSRLNSFEKKILNLQLQEESMFARSNSMYNELSVLVKELDDNKRNVLTSVLREKEDLCQRLEKALIINEMFRDSLGRDFDLLIYDSYSDSKSKDLLDATCIGSSIDFDIYKNLANYHTELIITNLLVKDIELLVMASEVEEKVAHIHHMAPQIAELQKQRDEFCEEFQKKKREANLCKIDMDVKTSEMHSLHIENEKLTSNLHKLKESHAKITEDLSKKSAQLEEVILSHAVISKELDSKNKVIDTHFKRTNALKSENDSLKQEILTIMGRFDEAFVVLNSIVSNSFGLTQSVDMIVDKIFHSINNHIDQMSDRVHKDLFEQKDLVSNFANELKFIELSVKELNSENYTLRCDLMRKDEVLTGLQFDLSLLQESASVAKDQEEEVEEMAAALESLEIELQAKSSLLEKAISDKLLLEAELLEKSERITSLESELAEKICILDLVCKEKSEIKSQLEHIKGLKIAIEEELANKIKVAERLEEELFEMSTLHGQRNCFLEDLQDKLIKLSEERDHLNSEVLMLKENLEMAHALAEENEAIATEAHQIAEVKKAYAEEKEEEIKLLEGSIQELECTVYALENKVDIVKAEAERQRLQREELEVELQEVKQQMLTVPSRNWSHVGADKNDLTRNYEEKNSELLETQQSIQILQKELAEKDAEITNCKAHISELNMHAEAQAREYKQKFKELEAMAQQVKTEATSSGSLNIVSTRTEKSVGKPRGSGSPFKCIGLGLVQQMNSEKDEELTAAKRQIEELEALAASRQKEIFMLNTRLAAAESMTHDVIRDLLGVKLDMTSYASLLENHQKPKTKDTALFNCEESQGNVEEMVRLKKQLNEFIEERQSWIEEINQKHAEMMAARISAEKLRQREQFLATENEMLKADNVNYKKMIMELEDELKKLSSQQNLQLRIHHHAKTKEENNLLKLQNEELSEKLRRSESILVRVKEELACYRSANGKSPFIDIDEEEQLQKKLEESEEERLKLAQKLLSLCTSCLKVAGLTPPAFNNNINVSAAEEALNLLKDRITSLENEVHDLKLKCRLSHEKLRLSELGWESSSVCSKVEENRSQSMCGSPQISS, from the exons ATGTTGAGGGATTTGAGATTTTTCCGTCGGAATCATGGGGTTGTTCCTCCACCGGAGGGGAATAATGAGAATATTCCGGCCGATAGCTCCGAGCCCTCCGGTTCTGTGCTGGATTTGGACCCCTCGAGGGCTCCGTTGAATACAATCCAGGAACCAGtgcaaaaccctaaccctaagctGGGTTCGGATCAAGGCACGGTTTTTCGCAGGAAAGGGGATGCAACAACCCCTTCTAAGAACCAGATCAAGGGTTCGGATGCGCATTCGACCTTCCGTACACCAGAAAAGCCGTCAGCGGCTGCAAGAAACCGCTTTGGTTGGGCCGGTAAGAGCGAGATCGGGCCTAATTGTGTTGACAATGGCGATGAGCCTAGTCACCAAGGACCCAACCAGCTGCCCCCGCTGAGCCGTGTGTATGGTACAAATACACCTCGTACGTATCGGACGGCCGGGAAGGCGTCTTCAATCCATTCGGATTGCAGCTCCACTCAGAGCACGCCGACCAAGAGCGTAACGAAGCCGACATACAGTGGTTTCAGCGGCTCCCGACCCCCAATTGGTGCGGGTAATCGGATGATGAGCTTCTCCATGGCATCAAAAGGGATTCCTATATCTTCCGCGCCCCCAATAGTTGTTAATACACCTGAAGTGCCACATTTTGAACTTAAAGAGGATCCCTCCTTTTGGATGGATCATAATGTGCAG GTTGTCATTCGTGTCCGTCCTTTGAATAGCACGGAGCGAAGCTTGCAAGGTTACAACAGATGTTTAAAGCAGGAAAATGCGCAGTGTATTACATGGATCGGACAACCCGAAACCCGTTTTACATTTGACTATGTTGCATGCGAATCAGTGAACCAG GAAATGCTTTTTCGAGTGGCTGGTTTGCCGATGGTTGAGAATTGTATGTCAGGCTACAACAGTTGCATGTTTGCTTATGGCCAG ACAGGCAGTGGGAAAACATACACGATGCTTGGTGAAATTGGTGAATTGGAAGTGAGGCCTAGCCTAGATCGTGGAATGACCCCACGTATATTTGAATTCTTGTTTGCAAGAATCAGAGCG GAGGAGGAAAGCAGAAGGGATGAGAAGCTCAAATATAGTTGTAAGTGTTCCTTTTTGGAGATTTACAATGAACAAATCACCGATCTTCTCGATCCTTCATCCGCTAAtctgctt TTGCGAGAAGACATAAGGAAAGGTGTGTATGTTGAAAATCTGACTGAATATCAAGTTGAAAGCGTGAATGACATTCTGAAACTTCTTATCCAG GGATCTGCGAATAGAAAAGTTGCAGCAACAAATATGAATCGCGAAAGTAGCCGCTCGCACAGTGTCTTTACTTGTGTCATTGAGAGTAGATGGGAGAAGGATTCAACTGCTAATTTAAGATTTGCAAGACTAAACCTTGTAGATTTAGCTGGATCAGAAAG GCAAAAGACATCAGGTGCCGAAGGAGAGCGTCTAAAGGAAGCTGCAAGTATTAATAAATCCTTATCAACACTcgg TCACGTAATAATGATTCTAGCTGATCTGGCTAATGGGAAGCAAAGACATGTTCCTTATAGGGACTCAAGACTGACATTTCTTCTTCAA GACTCACTTGGTGGCAATTCAAAGACGATGATTATTGCAAATGTCAGTCCATCAATTTG CTCTGCTAGTGAAACACTCAGTACCCTCAAGTTTGCTCAGCGTGCAAGACTCATTCAGAACAAT GCTGTTGTGAATGAAGACGCATCAGGAGATATACTAGCTCTACAGCATCAGATACGCCTCCTGAAG GAGGAACTTGCAGTATTGAAGCGTCAAAATGTCTCAAGATCTCTATCATTTCGTACAGCAATCTTCGAGGATTCCGAAGGTGAATTTTGTAATGCTTTTGCTATAGAAGGATTACCAGAACTGGCTCAAGAGAATGCTGAGGATTTATGGAGCAATGAGTCTCTGCAGAGTGTAAGAGTTTCAAACAAACAG TTGAAATCACTGGAAGCAACGTTAGCTGGCGCATTGCGAAGGGAAAAGATGGCAGACACTACTATTAAGCAATTAGAAGCTGAAATTGAGCAGCTGAACCGTctg GTTCGTCAAAGAGAGGAGGATACACGATGCACTAAAATGATGCTTAAGTTTCGAGAAGATAAGATTCATCGAATGGAGACCCTTCTAAATGGTGAAACAGCAACAGACACATATTTGCTTGAAGAGAACAAAGCTCTGTCTGAAGAGATACAGCTGCTTCGAGCAAGAGTTGATAGGAACCCAGAAGTGACTCGTTTTGCACTAGAAAATATCAGGCTTTTAGACCAACTCAGAAG GTTCCAGGAGTTTTAtgaagaaggagagagggaaattCTATCAAATGAAGTATCTCATTTGCGCAATCAG CTCATACAGATCCTTGATGGGCGGTCTGAACTTGATCAACAACCTATCTCAAATTCGGTCATCCAG GATTGTAGACACCCTCAATTTGGTTGTGCCTTCAGTGAAAATGAATCTTTGTCTAGAGAG TTGACAAGGACTTCCCAAGAGTTAGAGAATTGCAGAAATAATCTACAGTCATGTTTAGAAATAAATGAACGGCTCACAAG GGAGATAACTGATCTGCGTACAGAATTAAGCAACGCTAAGACTGCGAGCCAGGATGTGAATTACAATCCTCCTTTTATG GAGTTGTGTTCATATTCATCCCCAAAAGAGCCTCGAGTATGTGAAAAGATGGCATTATGCTCACATGAAGACACAATGAAGCAAAATGAGGAAATTCTGAATTTGCAGTTGGAGTTGGATATACTCAAAGCAATTCTTGCAGAAGAGAAAACAACTCGTATAGAAGCAGAAGAAAGAGCTAGTAATGTAGACAATAAGCTCAAAGTAGCAAATGAAAGAGCACTACAATTCAGCAGGCAGCAGGAGGTCGTAGAGTGTGAACTGCATAATGCAAGATCTGTCATTGAAGCTCTTGAATCACAACACATTCTATTGATCAATGAGCTAGAAAGGCTAAGGGAGAATACCTTCCAAAATGGAGAGCTTTTGAAGAAACATGGGGAGCCAAAAGGCCACTCACTTAAATTGGAAAATGAGGATTCGCCTTTGCAAGTCAAGCTGAAAAGAATGCAAGCCTCACTGGACAAGGCGCGTACTTTGAATTCGAGGCACCAAAGTGATCAAGCATCACAGACATCGATTGAACGAGAAATGGAAGAAGTTCGTACACAAGTTGAGATTGAAACAGCTGAGGTGATTGTTTGCTTACAGGAGGAGCTCTTAACTCTTCAACAGCAAGTTGATGCCAGCAATACAAATGAGATGTTAGCTAAGCAAAGTCTGACAGAGttggaaaatgagagagaagtgCTTCTCGAAAAGCTAAATTTGGCAGAAGAAGATAATGAAAAGCTTACAAAGCTAGTTGAGGAGAGGGAGAATGATATTAGAATGCTGTCCGAAGAATGCGAGAGATTAGCACATGAAATTGCAGACGTTCTTGGAGATGGAAATGTGGCTCTTGAAGAAGCTTCTGATCAGATTGCTTCTATTTTGGAATCATGTCCTCAAAGGAGTTGGATTGGGGAGCAGGTTGGGCGGATGATCAAAAGTATCTCCGAAAAGGATGAATTGATTGAAGAGCTTCAAAAGGGCTTGGAGGATGCACAGAGCATAAGATGTGACTTGGAATGGAAATTGAGGTCCTTAAGAGGAGCAACATTGGCTATCACTGAAGCACAACAGCAggaaaatagtgataaagaaaaggaaattcGTTTGTTGAGATCACAGTTATCTGAAAGGGAATGTACTTTAAGTAAATTAGAAGACAGTATTAAACTGAAGGAGGGCATAAGTCTCCTGTTTGATGAATCCATTCAACTGAATATGGAGAAGGAGGTTCTTCTATTATACTATATTCAGTTGCACAATGATTCAGAAAATCAACATCACTGTATGAAAACACAACTGGAGAAAAATCGGGAATTAATTAGTGAACTCTTAAAACAATCTCAGGAGCAGGAAGAAACACTAGCTTTGGAACAActgaagaagaaagaagaagatacaGCGTTATCAAAAATAGCGGAGGATCTTTTGAAATCAAAGAGGGTGGTAAATGAGCTAAAAATGAGAGTGCCACAGTCAAGCATGAATGTTATGAATGAACAAGACAGCGTCGCTGAGGACAAG TTTGATCATGAATTTCAAGACGATGCAACATTGAAGAGTAATCTTGAGTGTGTGCCAGGTGGTAGCACAAACTGTTTGGCCGAAAATGGTATGAAAGTTTCTTATGATAGAGGTTCTATCATTCTCCTTCTAAGGAATGAATTAGAATCTGCACTTGACAACCTAGAGGCAGTACAAGCTGAAAAGGTTAGACTACTAAATGACaaagaagaacaaaagagaacaGAGATACAGAACAGGGCAAGGATTGATTGTTTCTCTGCAGAAGTCATTCGACTGATGTCGGAAATTACTGACAAAGAAAAGTTTTTTGGAACTCGTATGATGCAGTTGGAAAGTAAGCTCGAAATTGTGGAGAAAAATGTTGTAGCATTTAAAGAATGCTGGCACAGAACCAAGGAG GCACTTGAGCTTGAGATTAGTGATGCAAAGGCCATTGCAGCCCAAAAAACATTTGAGGCTTCAAGCCTTCTTTCTAAAATCGAGGAGACCCAAGAAACTATAAGAGATGCTGACATTATGATCAATGCATTAGTAAAAGCAAATGAAACTGCAAAACTCGACATAGAAAGGTATCAGCAAAATGAAACAACATTGCACCAGGAAAAGAATAGCTTAACAGATGAGGTACAGAGCTTGCGGTCTTCCCTCAGTAGGAAGGAACAAGAATATGAGTTTATGGAGAAGGAACTTCAATCAAACTTCGTCGAAATAAAGAATTTAGTTATGGATCTAGAGGATTGCTTTATGCATATAAAAACTTCTCTTGTAGATAAATTCAAACTTGTAGCTTGTGACGTTGAATATGTAAAGTCCCAGCTTGAACACTACACAGGCTCTGCAAGGTCATGGTTAGAGGAAATTTGGTCAGAAATCATTGGAAAAGACTGTGCAATATCAATTTTACATCTCTGCCATATGGGAATTTTGTTGGAAAGAATTACTGGGCTTAATGCTGAGAAAAATTTCCTCCAGCAAGGGTTGTCGGAATCTAATTCTGTAATTTTCAACTTGAGAGAACACAACATTAGATCTAAAAAGGAACTCGAAATGTGTAGTATTCTCAAAGGGAAGCTCCTGGTTGACATTAATAACAGTTTCTCTCGTATATCAAAGAAGGAAGATGAGACGGCAGAATTTAAATCTAGGTTGAATTCATTTGAGAAGAAAATTCTTAATCTACAGTTGCAAGAAGAATCGATGTTCGCTAGGTCAAACTCCATGTACAATGAACTTTCAGTTTTGGTGAAAGAGCTTGATGATAATAAGAGGAATGTCTTAACATCAGTATTAAGGGAAAAGGAAGACCTTTGTCAACGGCTGGAAAAAGCTTTGATTATTAATGAAATGTTCAGGGACTCATTAGGGCGAGATTTTGATCTTCTCATCTATGATTCTTATTCTGATTCTAAAAGTAAGGACCTTTTGGACGCTACTTGTATTGGATCTTCTATTGATTTTGATATATACAAGAATTTAGCAAATTATCATACCGAGTTGATAATAACCAATTTGTTAGTAAAGGACATTGAGTTGCTCGTAATGGCATCTGAGGTGGAGGAAAAAGTTGCTCATATTCATCACATGGCTCCACAAATAGCTGAGTTACAAAAACAAAGGGATGAATTCTGTGAagaatttcaaaaaaagaagagagaagcaAATCTATGCAAGATAGACATGGATGTGAAAACTAGTGAAATGCATTCCTTgcatatagaaaatgaaaaattgacGAGCAATCTGCATAAGCTGAAAGAAAGCCATGCCAAAATAACAGAGGATTTGAGTAAGAAAAGTGCACAACTAGAAGAAGTAATACTTTCTCATGCAGTAATATCTAAGGAGCTTGATTCAAAAAACAAAGTGATTGACACTCATTTCAAGAGAACAAATGCTTTGAAATCTGAGAATGATTCATTGAAACAAGAGATATTGACGATCATGGGTAGATTTGATGAAGCTTTTGTGGTTCTCAACTCAATTGTTAGTAACAGCTTTGGTTTAACTCAATCTGTGGATATGATAGTGGACAAAATTTTTCACAGCATTAATAACCATATTGATCAGATGTCGGACAGAGTTCATAAAGATCTTTTTGAACAAAAAGATTTGGTATCTAACTTTGCTAATGAGTTAAAGTTCATCGAACTGTCTGTGAAGGAGTTGAACTCTGAGAATTATACCCTCCGGTGTGATTTAATGAGGAAAGATGAAGTATTAACGGGCCTACAATTTGATCTGAGTTTACTGCAGGAGTCAGCATCAGTTGCAAAAGACCAAGAGGAAGAAGTAGAAGAGATGGCTGCTGCTTTAGAATCTTTGGAAATTGAACTCCAAGCTAAATCATCTCTACTTGAGAAGGCCATTTCTGATAAATTGCTCCTAGAAGCTGAGTTACTAGAGAAGAGTGAAAGGATAACTTCTCTCGAGTCAGAACTTGCTGAAAAGATTTGTATTTTGGACTTAGTGTGCAAAGAAAAATCTGAGATAAAATCTCAATTAGAACACATTAAAGGGTTGAAAATTGCTATAGAGGAAGAGCTCGCAAATAAAATTAAGGTTGCTGAAAGGCTAGAAGAAGAGTTATTTGAAATGAGCACTTTGCATGGTCAGAGAAATTGCTTTCTTGAAGATTTGCAGGACAAGCTTATAAAACTTTCAGAGGAGCGAGATCATCTTAATTCTGAGGTGCTTATGTTGAAAGAGAATTTGGAAATGGCACATGCTCTTGCTGAAGAGAATGAAGCTATTGCCACTGAAGCTCATCAG ATTGCAGAGGTGAAGAAGGCCTATGctgaagaaaaggaagaagagattAAGCTATTGGAGGGGTCTATCCAGGAGCTTGAGTGCACTGTGTATGCACTGGAAAACAAG GTGGATATCGTGAAAGCAGAAGCTGAAAGACAGAGGCTGCAGAGAGAAGAACTGGAAGTGGAGCTTCAGGAAGTGAAACAGCAAATGCTCACAGTACCGTCGAGAAACTGGAGTCATGTAGGAGCTGATAAGAATGACTTGACCAG GAATTATGAAGAGAAGAATAGTGAACTGCTAGAGACCCAGCAAAGCATACAAATTCTTCAGAAGGAACTTGCTGAAAAGGATGCAGAG ATTACCAATTGCAAGGCACACATCTCTGAGCTTAACATGCATGCAGAGGCACAAGCAAGAGAATACAAGCAGAAG TTCAAGGAATTGGAGGCCATGGCGCAGCAAGTTAAGACAGAAGCCACATCATCAGGCTCCTTAAATATAGTATCGACCAGAACAGAGAAAAGTGTAGGGAAACCTCGGGGTTCAGGTTCCCCATTTAAATGTATAGGCTTGGGATTAGTACAACAAATGAACTCGGAGAAAGATGAGGAACTTACTGCAGCAAAGCGTCAGATAGAGGAACTTGAAGCTTTAGCTGCGAGCCGGCAAAAAGAG ATCTTTATGTTGAACACTCGACTAGCAGCCGCAGAAAGCATGACTCATGATGTGATTCGTGATCTCTTAGGGGTCAAGTTGGATATGACAAGCTATGCA TCATTATTAGAGAACCATCAAAAGCCAAAGACAAAAGATACGGCTCTTTTCAACTGTGAAGAATCCCAAGGGAAT GTGGAAGAGATGGTCAGGCTGAAGAAGCAGCTCAATGAATTCATTGAGGAGAGACAAAG TTGGATTGAAGAGATAAATCAGAAACACGCAGAAATGATGGCTGCTCGTATTTCAGCAGAAAAGCTTCGGCAGCGAGAACAGTTCCTTGCCACTGAAAATGAAATGTTGAAG GCTGACAATGTAAACTACAAAAAGATGATCATGGAACTTGAAGATGAACTGAAAAAGCTCTCTAGCCAGCAAAATCTCCAGTTGCGTATTCACCATCATGCTAAAACTAAG GAAGAGAATAACTTATTGAAGCTACAGAATGAAGAACTAAGTGAAAAGCTGCGGAGGTCAGAAAGTATTCTTGTTCGCGTGAAAGAAGAGCTTGCTTGCTATAGATCAGCCAATGGCAAAAGCCCATTTATTGACATAGACGAGGAAGAGCAACTGCAGAAGAAACTAGAA GAAAGCGAAGAGGAGAGACTCAAACTGGCACAGAAACTACTGAGTTTATGTACCAGCTGTTTAAAG GTTGCTGGACTAACACCGCCAGCtttcaataataatataaacGTCTCAGCTGCAGAAGAAGCACTTAATCTGCTAAAGGATCGCATTACTTCACTAGAGAATGAAGTGCATGATTTAAAACTGAAG TGCAGACTATCACATGAAAAATTGCGTTTGTCCGAGCTCGGGTGGGAATCCTCATCAGTTTGCTCAAAGGTTGAGGAGAACAGATCACAGAGTATGTGCGGTTCTCCACAAATATCTTCTTAA
- the LOC109713171 gene encoding protein DMR6-LIKE OXYGENASE 2: MVEVDPAFVQAPEHRPKSSIAAASGIPVIDLSPLLRSPIPSDLAGASPEAAAVVAEVAAACREWGFFQVVNHGVPIEAVERAAAAERAFFASAPEEKRRVRRSEANPLGYYESEHTKNVRDWKEVFDFVVPEPAETPKVFGGSLVLKNRWPQHPLGFREALEEYNKEVEKLAFKLLELIALSLNLPQKRLNGFFADQTSFIRLNHYPPCPYPDLALGVGRHKDAGALTILYQDAVGGLDVKRRSDGEWIRVKPIPNSFIINVGDIIQVWSNDRYESAEHRVSVNSEKDRFSIPFFFNPASYTNVKPLEELVDESNPAKYREYNWGEFFKTRKDSNFKKLEVENIQIYHFRNVV, from the exons ATGGTGGAGGTGGATCCGGCGTTCGTGCAGGCCCCCGAGCACCGCCCCAAATCGAgcatcgccgccgcctcgggGATCCCCGTCATCGATCTCTCCCCGCTCCTCCGCTCTCCGATCCCCTCCGACCTCGCCGGAGCTtcgccggaggcggcggcggtggtggcggaggtggcggcggcgtgCCGCGAGTGGGGGTTCTTCCAGGTGGTGAACCACGGGGTGCCGATCGAGGCGGTggagcgcgcggcggcggcggagcgggcgTTCTTCGCGTCGGCGCCGGAGGAGAAGCGGCGCGTGCGGAGGAGCGAGGCGAACCCGCTGGGCTACTACGAGTCGGAGCACACCAAGAACGTCAGGGATTGGAAGGAGGTGTTCGACTTCGTCGTGCCGGAGCCGGCGGAAACCCCCAAGGTGTTCGGGGGATCGCTGGTGCTCAAGAACAGGTGGCCCCAGCATCCTCTCGGATTCAG AGAGGCGCTCGAGGAGTACAACAAAGAAGTGGAGAAACTGGCCTTTAAGCTGCTGGAGCTCATAGCACTAAGCTTAAACTTGCCGCAAAAGCGGCTAAACGGCTTCTTCGCGGATCAAACTAGCTTCATCCGGCTCAACCACTACCCGCCCTGCCCGTACCCGGACCTCGCCCTCGGCGTCGGCCGCCACAAGGATGCCGGAGCCCTCACCATCCTCTACCAAGACGCGGTCGGTGGGCTCGACGTGAAAAGAAGGTCTGACGGCGAGTGGATCCGGGTCAAGCCCATTCCTAACTCCTTCATAATCAATGTTGGTGATATCATTCAG GTTTGGAGCAATGATAGGTACGAGAGCGCCGAGCATCGAGTGTCCGTGAACTCGGAGAAGGATAGGTTCTCCATCCCTTTCTTCTTCAACCCCGCGAGTTACACCAATGTGAAGCCGTTGGAAGAGCTGGTCGACGAGAGCAATCCCGCGAAATACAGGGAGTACAACTGGGGGGAGTTCTTTAAGACTAGGAAGGATAGCAACTTCAAGAAGCTGGAGGTGGAGAACATCCAAATTTACCATTTCAGGAACGTTGTTTGA